A genomic segment from bacterium encodes:
- a CDS encoding ABC transporter ATP-binding protein, giving the protein MAEIRLRGLTKRFAEVVAVSELTLDAASGELVALLGPSGCGKTTTLRMVAGFETPSAGRIRLGDRDVTDVAPERRNCGMVFQHYALFPHLTVAQNVAFGLEMRGVARPDVARRVSAILDRVGLAGLDGRFPRQLSGGQQQRTALARALVINPSVLLLDEPLANLDAKLREEMRFYIRSLQREFGITTLYVTHDQAEALVLADRVAVMMDGVLRQFDAPEEIYHRPRSAAVAAFIGLTNLLPGRVAFRAGDALVVDTPAGLVRGRGPAGLAPGTRALLSVRPEHIDLDGRGDGINRLNGVVLERTFLGAITDFRVDVGDGIVLRVQGRAAAHRPGDRVAVSFPETAAWTVPAGDAPGVVQGAGEP; this is encoded by the coding sequence ATGGCTGAGATCCGCCTGCGGGGGCTGACGAAGCGCTTCGCGGAGGTCGTCGCGGTGTCCGAGCTGACGCTCGACGCGGCGTCGGGCGAGCTCGTGGCCCTCCTCGGCCCGTCGGGCTGCGGCAAGACGACCACCCTGCGCATGGTCGCGGGGTTTGAGACGCCCAGCGCGGGGCGGATCAGGCTCGGCGACCGCGACGTCACGGACGTGGCGCCGGAGCGCCGCAACTGCGGGATGGTCTTCCAGCACTACGCGCTCTTTCCGCACCTCACAGTCGCGCAGAACGTCGCCTTCGGCCTCGAGATGCGCGGGGTGGCGCGCCCGGACGTCGCCCGCCGGGTTTCGGCGATCCTCGATCGCGTGGGCCTCGCCGGGCTCGACGGCCGGTTTCCCCGGCAGCTGTCGGGCGGACAGCAGCAGCGGACGGCGCTCGCCCGCGCGCTCGTGATCAACCCGAGCGTGCTGCTCCTCGACGAGCCGCTCGCCAACCTCGACGCCAAGCTGCGCGAGGAGATGCGGTTTTACATCCGGTCGCTGCAGCGCGAGTTCGGCATCACGACGCTCTACGTGACCCACGATCAGGCCGAGGCGCTCGTCCTCGCCGACCGCGTGGCGGTGATGATGGACGGCGTGCTGCGGCAGTTTGACGCCCCGGAAGAGATCTACCACCGCCCGCGGTCCGCGGCGGTCGCCGCGTTCATCGGCCTCACCAATCTGCTGCCGGGACGCGTAGCCTTCCGCGCCGGCGACGCGCTGGTCGTGGACACGCCGGCCGGCCTCGTGCGCGGCCGCGGTCCCGCCGGGCTGGCGCCGGGAACGCGCGCCCTGCTGAGCGTCCGCCCGGAACACATCGATCTGGACGGCCGGGGCGACGGGATCAACCGGCTGAACGGGGTGGTGCTCGAACGCACGTTTCTCGGCGCGATCACCGACTTCCGCGTCGACGTGGGGGACGGCATCGTGCTGCGGGTGCAGGGCCGGGCGGCCGCCCACCGTCCCGGAGACCGGGTCGCGGTCTCGTTTCCGGAAACCGCCGCCTGGACCGTGCCGGCCGGCGACGCGCCTGGCGTAGTGCAGGGAGCCGGGGAGCCGTGA
- a CDS encoding extracellular solute-binding protein codes for MSTGALLRNPIIRSMVAKWLDGRITRRDLFRGLGQLGVGAAAASAVVGAFGESGRVAAAPASFKGQTLVVTSYGGLWQKFMEEEHIPAFEALTGAKVELAVGLAKDWFARMRAAGKTNSPYDVFVTNETYLAQLRLEGFFVPLPADKVPNIEFVPKALRQPKDVGVLGLVGPLGIGYRTDKVQTPPTSWLDLGKYGNKTVFFQIGNSGEPQHVMKLAQILTRDYRNWKPAIDWIAKNLCAARQVDFSLTELGMITQGEIYVGLMDSPTWAQLKIANLPVAWVLPKEGYCGMFEQDMNVTVGSKVKDLGYAFINYWLSPPIQQRWAEKFYWTPANSHVKIQGSAAPLIPVTQEQLGRIPRWDYVWLNTSGAREQMTDAWNRQVHSC; via the coding sequence ATGAGTACCGGTGCGTTGCTACGCAACCCGATCATCCGGAGTATGGTCGCGAAGTGGCTGGACGGGAGGATCACGCGGCGAGACCTGTTCCGCGGACTGGGACAGCTCGGCGTCGGCGCGGCGGCGGCCTCCGCGGTCGTCGGCGCGTTCGGCGAATCCGGGAGGGTCGCCGCGGCACCGGCGTCCTTCAAGGGTCAGACGCTCGTCGTGACGAGTTACGGCGGACTGTGGCAGAAGTTCATGGAGGAGGAGCACATCCCGGCGTTCGAAGCGCTCACCGGCGCCAAGGTGGAGCTGGCGGTCGGGCTCGCGAAGGACTGGTTCGCCAGGATGCGGGCCGCCGGCAAAACGAACTCGCCGTACGACGTGTTCGTCACCAACGAGACGTACCTGGCGCAGCTGCGACTGGAAGGGTTCTTCGTTCCCCTGCCTGCGGATAAGGTCCCCAATATCGAATTCGTGCCGAAGGCGCTCCGGCAGCCGAAAGACGTCGGGGTGCTCGGCCTCGTCGGACCACTCGGCATCGGCTACCGCACGGACAAGGTGCAGACGCCGCCGACATCATGGCTCGACCTGGGCAAGTACGGCAACAAGACCGTGTTTTTCCAAATCGGCAACTCAGGCGAGCCGCAGCACGTAATGAAGCTGGCGCAGATCCTAACCAGAGATTACCGGAACTGGAAGCCTGCGATCGACTGGATCGCCAAGAACCTCTGCGCCGCCCGCCAGGTCGACTTCAGCCTCACAGAGCTCGGGATGATAACGCAGGGCGAGATCTACGTCGGTTTGATGGACTCGCCAACATGGGCCCAGCTGAAGATCGCGAACCTCCCGGTGGCCTGGGTGCTGCCGAAGGAAGGCTACTGCGGGATGTTTGAGCAGGACATGAACGTCACCGTGGGCAGCAAGGTCAAGGACCTCGGCTACGCGTTCATCAACTACTGGCTCAGCCCGCCGATCCAGCAGAGATGGGCCGAAAAGTTCTACTGGACGCCGGCCAACAGCCACGTCAAGATCCAGGGCAGCGCCGCGCCCCTGATTCCGGTCACCCAGGAACAACTGGGCCGGATCCCGCGGTGGGACTACGTCTGGCTCAACACCTCCGGCGCCCGCGAGCAGATGACGGACGCCTGGAACCGGCAGGTGCATAGCTGCTGA